One genomic region from Halobacteriovorax vibrionivorans encodes:
- a CDS encoding 16S rRNA (guanine(527)-N(7))-methyltransferase RsmG, whose amino-acid sequence MMKDTEFCQKYLEQINGPFAGINLTRINTPEEFHVKQYVDSVKPIEEVESLKKIYDKTEIHVDIGFGGGFPLLPLASLNPDKKYIGFEARGKKSKVVNQIAEAIGLDNVKTYHQRFEHVYFDRDCTITFKAVSTIENLLPKIITDKKVNVIFYKGPNFYELEDLDWLGGKWDIIEETLVDIPGTEGRMMIALRNKNVLRGTEINNFRKNKNKNLVTLSSFL is encoded by the coding sequence ATGATGAAAGATACTGAGTTTTGCCAAAAGTATTTAGAACAAATTAATGGTCCATTTGCTGGTATTAACCTTACAAGAATTAATACACCAGAAGAGTTCCACGTGAAACAATATGTTGATAGTGTTAAGCCAATCGAAGAAGTGGAGTCACTAAAGAAGATCTATGACAAGACTGAGATTCATGTGGATATTGGTTTCGGTGGAGGTTTTCCATTACTGCCTTTAGCAAGTCTTAATCCTGACAAAAAGTATATTGGATTTGAAGCTAGAGGGAAAAAATCCAAAGTCGTTAATCAAATTGCTGAGGCCATCGGTTTAGATAATGTTAAGACATATCATCAGAGATTCGAGCACGTATACTTTGACCGTGATTGCACAATTACATTCAAAGCTGTTTCGACTATTGAAAATCTGCTTCCTAAAATTATCACGGATAAGAAAGTAAACGTGATCTTTTACAAGGGACCAAATTTCTACGAGCTTGAAGATCTTGATTGGCTTGGTGGTAAGTGGGACATTATAGAGGAAACATTGGTTGATATTCCTGGTACTGAGGGGCGTATGATGATTGCTCTTAGGAACAAGAATGTTCTACGTGGAACAGAAATTAACAATTTTCGAAAAAATAAAAATAAAAATCTTGTCACTTTGTCCTCATTTCTTTAA
- the mnmG gene encoding tRNA uridine-5-carboxymethylaminomethyl(34) synthesis enzyme MnmG codes for MFDVAIIGGGHAGLEAAWAAAQFDLKVAIVTMPGVSIASAPCNPAVGGVGKGQVVREIDALGGIMGKLADRSAIQYRTLNESKGYAVQSTRVQIDKEVYARNAEAEVAANENITVIREMVERVSKDQEQFLIKTTEGEYLSKKIVVTTGTFLAGKMHTGEEQSDGGRVDCLKADSLENIFVGVTALKTRFKTGTPARLKRDSIDFSKMVEQESDINAVNFHYGHELNERFIDQVSCHLTKTNEKTLGIIRENKERSPIFNGQIKGVGPRYCPSIEDKAYRYEEKDIHHVFVEPESHELDTFYPNGISTSLPREIQLDFIRTIEGLENAEIAVYGYAVEYDVVDTTCLDRTLQSKEMPGLYFAGQVNGTSGYEEAAGQGLIAGINAARSIIGADKFILDREDSYIGVMVEDLVSNKRDEPYRLFTARNENRLYVREDNTILRMKKYRQELGLFAEVDRYQDKFERSFNIIWSVAKNYTYKANPKNKEYFKDKGYGPLNSNITLAELSKRAQLNPVDVLTRELSENNMAFDPNVIRTVAISLKYEGYIDRALVENAKINRLSKKPINWEQLVASENISFECRQRITEIKPESFGQLQRIVGIRPATLAFVAGNIL; via the coding sequence ATGTTTGATGTAGCAATTATAGGTGGGGGACATGCTGGGCTTGAAGCTGCTTGGGCCGCTGCTCAATTCGATTTAAAGGTTGCGATCGTAACGATGCCAGGGGTAAGTATTGCTTCAGCTCCCTGTAACCCAGCAGTTGGTGGTGTTGGTAAAGGTCAGGTAGTTCGTGAGATTGATGCCCTTGGCGGCATTATGGGAAAGCTTGCAGATCGCAGCGCTATTCAATACCGTACATTAAATGAATCAAAGGGTTACGCTGTCCAGTCGACACGTGTCCAAATCGATAAAGAGGTCTATGCAAGAAACGCAGAAGCTGAGGTTGCTGCCAATGAGAATATCACCGTTATTCGTGAAATGGTGGAAAGGGTTAGTAAAGATCAAGAGCAGTTTCTCATTAAGACAACAGAAGGTGAGTATCTCTCTAAGAAGATTGTTGTAACAACAGGAACTTTCCTTGCTGGAAAAATGCATACAGGTGAGGAGCAGTCTGATGGTGGACGTGTTGATTGTCTAAAGGCCGATTCTCTAGAGAATATCTTTGTGGGTGTTACTGCACTTAAAACAAGGTTTAAAACAGGAACTCCTGCTAGGTTGAAACGTGATTCTATTGATTTTTCAAAGATGGTAGAGCAGGAAAGCGATATTAATGCTGTTAACTTCCACTATGGACATGAACTTAATGAGAGGTTTATTGATCAAGTTTCATGTCATTTAACAAAGACTAATGAAAAGACCCTTGGGATTATACGTGAGAATAAAGAGAGAAGTCCTATTTTTAATGGTCAAATTAAAGGCGTTGGTCCTAGGTACTGTCCTTCTATTGAAGATAAGGCCTATCGTTATGAAGAAAAAGATATTCACCATGTTTTTGTTGAACCTGAATCACATGAATTAGATACCTTTTATCCAAATGGCATCTCAACATCTCTTCCACGTGAAATTCAGTTGGATTTCATTAGAACAATAGAAGGCCTAGAGAATGCAGAGATTGCTGTCTATGGCTATGCTGTGGAATATGATGTTGTTGATACAACATGCTTAGATCGAACTCTTCAGTCCAAGGAAATGCCAGGATTGTACTTTGCAGGACAGGTAAATGGAACTTCTGGTTATGAAGAAGCTGCAGGACAAGGTTTAATTGCAGGGATAAATGCAGCGAGGTCTATAATAGGTGCAGACAAATTCATTCTTGATCGTGAAGATTCATATATTGGTGTTATGGTAGAGGATTTAGTTTCTAATAAGAGAGATGAGCCTTATCGTTTATTTACTGCTAGAAATGAGAACCGTCTTTACGTACGTGAGGATAATACAATTCTACGTATGAAAAAATATCGTCAGGAACTGGGTCTCTTCGCAGAAGTTGATCGCTACCAGGATAAGTTTGAAAGAAGCTTTAATATTATATGGAGTGTAGCGAAGAACTATACGTATAAAGCTAACCCAAAGAATAAAGAATATTTCAAAGACAAGGGTTATGGGCCGCTTAATTCAAATATAACTCTTGCTGAACTTTCAAAGAGAGCACAACTTAATCCAGTAGATGTTCTCACTAGAGAATTGAGTGAGAATAATATGGCCTTCGATCCAAATGTGATTCGCACAGTAGCTATCTCTCTCAAATATGAAGGATATATTGATCGAGCATTAGTGGAGAATGCTAAGATTAATCGCTTAAGTAAAAAACCTATTAATTGGGAGCAATTAGTTGCAAGTGAGAATATCTCCTTCGAATGCCGCCAACGTATAACAGAAATTAAACCAGAAAGCTTTGGGCAACTCCAGAGAATAGTAGGTATTAGACCTGCGACCTTGGCCTTTGTGGCAGGAAATATTTTATGA